In one Bacteroidales bacterium genomic region, the following are encoded:
- a CDS encoding T9SS type A sorting domain-containing protein, which translates to MKKFTIVLLLGFISILAFSQKSWVPFTSQQPLQHEITILNSDRSGLILEVSIPGMFSEVVTHENMIFERISLDDNRTTKEVGRPELPMLHELIGIPGNQKISVTILETETMKFGGYHIYPFQTPTTDNPGGHSHPFVMDEAFYGKNANYPAENVVMSQPGVWRDVKVAGVHITPFTYNPVTKELEAITRLTLKIEFSGHDPSMSFTPKMEITPKFYQMYGAAIANFDDLGYTLTYRDTPATKYLVITNTEAVSSIQPLVDWKNQMGHKVEVKTIEAGFTTPAHFKAYISELYAEGLEYVLMVGDAYPNGGNNGGPNVVPMFYWAPGGEDPSYSDSWYTCLDGPDDHYADLAIGRFVYDVNQLGQLQLQIEKTMTHYLNPDLSDNWAENTILIAHKEQYPGKYTLCCEEIRTFNYAIQTPIFEKAYGGEAYSNGQVVEFVNNTGVGIFNYRGHGSATQLWDWTTANPTHFTATNVNQLTNFEQLFVFFDVCCDNMDIVAHVGDCLCESFMKHTGGSVAVNGAIIPSYTIPNHDYDKEMYKAVFNEGITNIGYVTNYANVTVLNVHGTIGRSNVRTYLWLGDSSIEPWTMQPMTVTALHNEQIFLGLSEFVVNVLGNGNPVENALVCVTNEDGSVYGVAYSDAAGVATVQFDGPVQTPGEATVTITKHNYVPYQAVVPVIPQAGPYVVKDSFVINDNAGGNGNGLMDYAESILLTLSVKNVGIQIAQNVVVTLSTESEYVNITTASANFGNIAPDQIVTLVDAFAFDVAENIPDNHAVLFTVSASDGSDSWNSNIVITGHSPVLVYDSYEILDPTGNNNGKLDPGEEATVVISVKNTGSADAFDVLAQLTTNDTFLQVTQTGPQPFGDIAANSTANASFGVFASESTPAGHSANLAVEMTAEHNITGSGSFNVIIGQIPVVIICLDPNHSSGTQMQTAMNTIGITSEYVTTFPTNLSLYSSAFVCLGIYSSNTVLSSTQGQQLADFLNGGGSLYMEGGDTWYYDPQTPVHSMFKINATGDGSGDLSTLTGQTGTFTEGMSFVYSGENAWIDRIEPVSPAVKIFQNQSPAYGTAVAYDQGNYKTIGASHEFGGLSNGTSTKVALMEEYLSFFGVLSAGVAANFQADLTEVCEAGQVQFTDNSTGGVTEWAWEFPGGTPETSNLQNPLVVYNTTGQYDVSLTVTGENGSHNTTKNNYITVMGMPGTATTPVGTTQLCQNAPNTQYTTTGTANATDYSWFLSPNEAGTINGSGLSAMVNWADDFFGEAEVMVYGFNACGEGAMSIPVAITLDPMPEAAGQIEGSHEVCQGFTDMYTVAEIGHATSYNWLLTPAEAGTMVVNANEATITWSAGFEGTAILKVCGVNNCGEGALSADFELTVENCTGILNYVSDHAISIYPNPNSGSFTLNLDVNDKVMIKMVNAIGEVVYLSEKISLTGQFAKTIELDLPNGIYYFKVEGEYTNLVEKIVISK; encoded by the coding sequence ATGAAAAAATTTACGATTGTATTATTGCTCGGATTTATTTCGATTCTGGCATTTAGCCAGAAGAGCTGGGTTCCATTTACGAGCCAGCAGCCCTTACAGCACGAAATTACCATCCTGAACTCCGACCGCTCAGGGCTTATCCTTGAAGTTTCCATTCCAGGGATGTTCAGTGAGGTTGTAACCCATGAAAACATGATTTTCGAGAGAATTTCACTCGACGACAACCGTACGACCAAGGAAGTCGGACGTCCGGAACTTCCGATGCTCCACGAGTTGATCGGGATTCCGGGAAACCAGAAAATATCGGTTACCATTCTTGAGACGGAAACGATGAAATTTGGCGGATATCATATCTATCCGTTCCAGACACCAACCACCGACAACCCTGGTGGCCATTCACACCCGTTTGTGATGGACGAGGCCTTTTACGGGAAAAATGCAAATTATCCGGCTGAAAATGTGGTAATGAGTCAGCCGGGTGTTTGGCGCGATGTAAAAGTTGCAGGTGTGCATATTACCCCATTTACTTACAACCCGGTAACAAAGGAATTGGAGGCCATCACCCGTTTAACATTGAAAATTGAATTTTCAGGCCATGATCCATCGATGAGCTTCACCCCGAAAATGGAGATCACTCCAAAATTCTACCAGATGTACGGCGCAGCCATTGCCAACTTTGATGATCTAGGATATACTTTAACCTATCGTGATACGCCGGCTACTAAATATCTGGTCATCACCAACACCGAAGCAGTAAGTTCTATTCAACCGCTTGTGGACTGGAAAAACCAGATGGGACATAAGGTTGAAGTTAAAACAATTGAGGCTGGCTTTACTACTCCGGCACATTTCAAAGCCTACATTTCCGAGCTTTATGCTGAAGGATTGGAATATGTACTAATGGTAGGCGATGCTTATCCGAATGGCGGCAACAACGGTGGGCCAAATGTGGTTCCCATGTTTTATTGGGCGCCGGGTGGTGAAGACCCTTCCTACTCCGATAGTTGGTACACATGCCTTGACGGACCGGACGATCATTATGCTGACCTGGCCATCGGACGTTTTGTTTACGACGTTAACCAGTTGGGTCAACTCCAGTTACAGATTGAAAAAACCATGACCCATTATCTCAATCCTGATCTGTCGGATAACTGGGCTGAAAACACCATTTTAATTGCTCACAAAGAACAATATCCTGGCAAATACACCCTATGTTGTGAAGAAATCCGCACATTTAATTATGCAATTCAAACTCCCATTTTCGAAAAAGCATATGGTGGTGAAGCTTATTCCAATGGCCAGGTGGTTGAATTTGTCAACAATACCGGTGTTGGAATTTTCAACTATCGCGGACACGGAAGTGCAACCCAGCTCTGGGACTGGACAACAGCAAACCCAACGCATTTTACGGCTACTAACGTAAATCAGCTAACCAACTTCGAACAGTTATTTGTGTTTTTTGATGTTTGCTGCGATAACATGGATATTGTAGCTCACGTTGGTGATTGCCTTTGTGAGTCTTTCATGAAACATACAGGTGGTTCTGTAGCGGTGAATGGCGCCATCATTCCATCCTACACCATTCCAAACCACGATTATGACAAGGAAATGTACAAAGCTGTTTTCAATGAAGGGATTACAAACATCGGTTATGTAACCAACTATGCAAACGTTACCGTGCTCAATGTTCACGGAACAATCGGACGCTCAAATGTCAGAACCTATCTTTGGTTAGGCGACTCCTCAATCGAACCCTGGACCATGCAACCGATGACCGTCACAGCGCTTCACAATGAACAAATTTTCCTCGGTTTATCTGAATTTGTGGTCAATGTATTAGGAAACGGTAATCCGGTTGAAAATGCTTTGGTTTGTGTAACTAACGAAGATGGTAGCGTTTATGGCGTTGCCTACAGCGATGCAGCAGGCGTTGCAACGGTTCAGTTTGACGGTCCGGTGCAAACACCAGGCGAAGCTACGGTTACGATCACTAAACACAATTATGTTCCGTATCAGGCAGTTGTCCCTGTTATTCCACAGGCAGGTCCCTATGTAGTAAAGGATTCTTTTGTAATTAACGACAATGCCGGTGGTAACGGCAACGGACTGATGGATTATGCAGAGTCCATTTTACTTACCCTAAGCGTTAAAAATGTAGGTATCCAGATAGCACAAAACGTGGTTGTTACTTTATCTACCGAAAGCGAATATGTTAACATCACTACTGCATCAGCCAATTTTGGCAATATTGCACCAGATCAGATTGTTACGCTTGTTGATGCCTTTGCCTTCGATGTGGCAGAAAATATACCTGACAATCACGCCGTGTTGTTTACAGTTTCAGCTTCAGATGGTTCCGATAGCTGGAACAGCAATATTGTGATTACAGGTCATTCTCCGGTGTTGGTATATGATAGCTATGAAATCTTAGATCCGACAGGAAATAACAACGGAAAATTAGATCCGGGTGAGGAGGCCACCGTTGTCATTTCTGTAAAAAATACCGGATCAGCCGATGCATTTGATGTTCTTGCACAGTTAACAACCAATGATACTTTTCTTCAGGTAACCCAAACCGGACCTCAGCCATTTGGCGACATTGCAGCAAATTCGACTGCAAACGCTTCATTTGGCGTTTTTGCTTCCGAATCAACCCCGGCAGGTCATTCGGCTAATTTAGCTGTTGAAATGACAGCCGAGCACAACATTACCGGATCGGGCAGCTTCAATGTGATCATCGGCCAGATTCCGGTTGTCATCATTTGTCTTGACCCTAATCACAGTTCCGGCACACAAATGCAGACTGCGATGAATACGATCGGAATCACTTCGGAATATGTTACCACATTCCCAACCAATCTCAGTCTTTATTCATCCGCATTTGTTTGTCTGGGTATTTACAGTAGTAACACTGTTTTATCCTCCACACAGGGACAACAACTGGCTGATTTCCTCAATGGTGGTGGCTCACTGTATATGGAGGGAGGCGACACCTGGTATTACGACCCGCAAACGCCGGTGCACAGCATGTTTAAAATCAATGCAACAGGCGACGGTAGTGGCGATCTTTCGACCTTAACTGGTCAAACCGGAACATTTACCGAAGGGATGTCCTTTGTTTACAGTGGTGAAAATGCCTGGATTGATCGCATCGAGCCTGTTTCTCCTGCAGTCAAGATTTTCCAGAATCAATCACCTGCTTATGGCACCGCAGTAGCCTATGATCAGGGGAATTACAAAACCATCGGCGCTTCGCACGAATTTGGCGGGCTTTCCAATGGAACATCAACAAAAGTTGCGCTGATGGAAGAGTACCTGTCTTTCTTTGGTGTTCTTTCAGCCGGCGTTGCCGCTAACTTTCAGGCTGATTTGACCGAAGTTTGCGAAGCAGGCCAGGTTCAGTTTACCGATAATTCAACCGGAGGTGTAACCGAGTGGGCATGGGAATTCCCCGGCGGAACTCCAGAAACATCCAACCTCCAAAATCCGCTGGTGGTTTACAATACCACCGGTCAGTACGATGTTTCGCTCACAGTCACCGGTGAAAATGGAAGTCATAACACAACCAAGAACAACTACATCACTGTGATGGGAATGCCCGGGACAGCAACCACTCCGGTCGGTACAACCCAGCTTTGTCAAAATGCTCCCAACACACAGTACACAACAACAGGTACTGCAAATGCAACTGATTACAGTTGGTTTTTATCTCCAAATGAAGCGGGAACAATAAACGGATCGGGTTTATCTGCCATGGTCAACTGGGCAGATGATTTCTTTGGAGAAGCAGAAGTAATGGTTTATGGTTTCAATGCATGCGGTGAGGGGGCAATGTCAATCCCGGTGGCAATCACTCTCGATCCGATGCCTGAAGCAGCCGGACAAATTGAAGGCAGCCATGAAGTTTGCCAGGGATTTACTGACATGTATACTGTTGCCGAAATCGGACATGCTACTTCCTATAACTGGTTACTGACACCTGCAGAGGCAGGTACAATGGTGGTTAATGCCAATGAAGCAACAATTACCTGGAGTGCGGGTTTCGAAGGCACTGCCATCCTGAAAGTATGCGGTGTGAACAATTGTGGTGAAGGCGCATTATCCGCTGACTTTGAATTGACTGTTGAAAATTGCACAGGAATTCTAAATTATGTTTCCGATCATGCCATTTCTATCTATCCAAATCCAAACTCAGGTAGCTTTACGTTGAATCTGGATGTGAATGATAAAGTGATGATCAAAATGGTGAATGCAATTGGTGAGGTTGTTTATCTGTCTGAGAAGATCAGTCTTACCGGTCAGTTTGCCAAAACTATCGAACTCGACCTGCCAAATGGTATTTATTACTTCAAAGTTGAAGGCGAATACACCAACCTGGTTGAAAAGATCGTGATTTCGAAATAG
- a CDS encoding PKD domain-containing protein, with protein MNFHLTRKNVLELFIMALFISLLTCTPLFSQELAIDFGRTSPEITVKEDNIEKLSITFSYLGVTKFSVETGRGLFDEIGMPGAFSIGKLGTPKLPATKKLIEIPHGAEVTVKVKNYSVTEYKLKDFNIHHPLMPVQPSIRKDQDADEVPFEFDELVYQSNHFIAHELASVEVLGVMRGTRIARLTVAPVSYNPVQGVIRVCNNIEVEITFSNVDQAMNEYIKASAWSPYFEVVQNTLLNRIEHGYPAHPDLTKYPVKYLIVSPRMFENDLQSFIQWKTKKGFKVIVGYTDQIGTTYAAIRTWVQNQYNSGTPLDPAPSFLLIVGDTPQIPATTGSASGKMTDLYYGSVDGDYFPEMYYGRFSATNSAQLVSQIAKTMYYEKYEFADPTYLDNATLIAGADATWNPRVGQPTILYGTNNYFNAAHGYNAVNAYLSSYSGCYDPARIAVSLINYTAHCSETSWGTPSLTQSMVNSFVNNGKYPVAIGNCCLAADFGYTECIGETWQRALNKGSVAYIGSSPSSYWFEDFYWSVGAFPIQGTNNGYVPTYAETSWGAYDAPFVSDYVTTGSMVFVGNLAVTEVHIQGYPSHSSPTYYWQAYNVLGDPSLVPYHTQASQNTVSHMAIFPIGLATYEVAALPGSYVAISKNGVLHGTALVDASGVATVEIDPVLNSGLVDIVVTKPQHIPYMAQVQATALEGPYIVLDNFSISDPEGNNNGQADYGEDISLNITIKNIGADASGQIIATITGTDPNVTISGQAVQSFGVIASGASTTVQDAFTLSVAGYLPDQYQASFQLQFSDGSGNWNSTFQITVNAPQLEIGTITIQDQSGGNGNGRLDPGEKVDAMITFSNSGSSAVSLVEGLFVTNSTYISVVPANFQAGALLPGEQKSVSTKISVAVNAPTAVFADVNLLLTSDSYSALKTFNLPVGVANNIENFETGNFSQFPWSFSGNANWTITNVQPYEGIYSAKSGLITHNQTSAMQVTVNVSMAGEVSFWYKVSSESNYDYLRFYIDNIEKNSWSGNVDWQKATYPLTVGQHVLKWAYTKDVSVNTGSDCAWVDLISFPSYVSPGNLAVNIMASQTSLDPGEFVQFYDISTGFPTSFLWTFEGGTPATSTSKNPLVTYNQSGIFNVTLQVSNQNGQATGTFENFISVAEPMTSQTIFIPAGWSGLSSCLIPGNPELFELFQPVINDLIILQSMNGVFYPQYNINTIGQWDYQEGYKIKTENPVMFDITGWQNVQQTLQLEAGWNLIPVMSACGQIPELLFNGISGNTFIVKEIAGTGIYWPAMGINTIGLLNPGRAYYVRVENPVTITFPFCN; from the coding sequence ATGAATTTTCACCTAACAAGAAAAAATGTACTCGAATTATTTATAATGGCGCTGTTTATCAGCTTGTTAACCTGCACACCACTCTTTTCGCAGGAGTTAGCTATAGATTTTGGAAGAACGAGCCCGGAAATCACTGTGAAAGAGGATAATATTGAAAAATTGAGTATTACTTTCAGCTATCTGGGGGTTACGAAATTCAGTGTTGAAACGGGCAGGGGACTTTTTGATGAAATTGGGATGCCCGGAGCATTTTCCATTGGAAAATTGGGAACACCAAAATTGCCAGCCACCAAAAAGTTGATCGAAATACCGCATGGCGCAGAGGTTACAGTTAAGGTGAAAAATTATTCGGTCACCGAATACAAGTTGAAAGATTTTAATATCCATCACCCATTGATGCCTGTTCAGCCTTCCATCCGTAAAGACCAGGATGCAGACGAAGTCCCTTTTGAATTTGATGAATTGGTTTACCAGTCAAATCATTTTATTGCTCATGAGCTGGCTTCGGTCGAGGTACTCGGCGTCATGCGCGGGACCCGGATTGCACGGTTAACGGTTGCTCCTGTAAGCTATAACCCGGTTCAGGGGGTAATCAGGGTGTGCAACAATATCGAAGTTGAAATCACATTTTCAAATGTTGATCAGGCAATGAATGAGTATATCAAAGCTTCTGCGTGGTCGCCTTATTTTGAGGTGGTGCAAAACACTTTGCTTAACCGGATAGAGCACGGTTATCCGGCACATCCCGACCTGACCAAATATCCGGTGAAGTATCTCATTGTTTCTCCAAGAATGTTTGAAAATGATTTGCAATCGTTTATTCAATGGAAAACAAAAAAAGGATTTAAAGTAATTGTCGGCTATACCGACCAGATCGGAACCACCTACGCTGCAATTCGCACCTGGGTGCAAAACCAGTACAACTCCGGTACGCCGCTCGATCCGGCGCCGAGTTTTCTGCTCATTGTTGGCGATACTCCGCAGATTCCGGCAACCACAGGCTCAGCTTCGGGAAAGATGACCGATCTGTATTATGGTAGTGTTGACGGCGATTATTTTCCCGAAATGTATTACGGCAGATTTTCGGCAACCAACTCCGCTCAATTGGTTTCACAAATTGCCAAAACCATGTATTACGAAAAATACGAGTTTGCCGATCCTACTTACCTCGACAACGCTACCCTAATCGCCGGTGCTGATGCTACCTGGAATCCGCGGGTAGGGCAACCAACGATTCTTTATGGCACAAACAATTACTTTAATGCAGCCCACGGTTACAACGCGGTAAATGCCTATTTGTCATCCTATTCCGGCTGTTACGATCCTGCCAGGATAGCTGTCAGCCTGATCAATTACACGGCCCACTGCAGCGAAACTTCCTGGGGTACGCCCTCTTTGACCCAAAGTATGGTTAACAGTTTTGTAAACAATGGAAAATACCCGGTTGCAATCGGCAACTGTTGCCTGGCCGCTGATTTTGGTTATACAGAATGTATTGGTGAAACCTGGCAAAGGGCGCTCAATAAAGGATCGGTGGCTTACATCGGTTCATCTCCGAGCAGCTATTGGTTTGAAGATTTTTACTGGTCAGTAGGCGCCTTTCCGATCCAGGGCACCAATAACGGTTATGTGCCCACTTACGCCGAAACATCCTGGGGTGCTTATGATGCGCCGTTTGTGAGCGATTATGTGACCACAGGATCAATGGTTTTTGTGGGCAATCTTGCTGTTACTGAAGTTCACATCCAGGGGTATCCCAGCCACTCAAGCCCGACTTATTACTGGCAGGCGTATAATGTACTGGGTGACCCATCACTGGTTCCTTACCACACACAAGCGAGCCAGAACACCGTATCGCACATGGCCATTTTCCCGATTGGCCTCGCTACTTACGAAGTCGCTGCATTACCTGGCTCTTATGTGGCCATCTCGAAAAATGGTGTACTGCATGGAACCGCCCTGGTAGATGCTTCAGGTGTTGCCACGGTTGAGATTGATCCTGTACTGAATTCAGGATTGGTGGATATCGTAGTTACAAAACCGCAGCACATCCCTTACATGGCTCAAGTCCAGGCAACTGCGCTGGAAGGTCCCTACATTGTCCTTGACAATTTCTCGATCAGCGACCCGGAGGGTAATAATAATGGCCAGGCTGATTACGGTGAGGACATTTCATTGAACATAACAATTAAAAATATCGGCGCCGACGCTTCAGGTCAAATCATTGCAACCATTACAGGCACTGATCCAAATGTTACAATTTCAGGCCAGGCTGTGCAAAGTTTTGGCGTGATTGCATCCGGAGCCAGCACCACGGTTCAGGATGCTTTTACCCTTTCGGTTGCCGGTTATCTACCCGACCAGTACCAGGCTTCCTTCCAGCTTCAGTTTTCAGATGGCAGCGGAAATTGGAATTCGACATTTCAGATCACAGTAAATGCCCCACAATTGGAGATCGGAACCATTACAATTCAGGATCAATCGGGCGGCAATGGTAACGGAAGGCTTGACCCCGGAGAGAAAGTGGATGCAATGATCACCTTTTCCAATTCAGGGTCAAGTGCTGTATCCCTTGTTGAGGGTTTATTTGTAACCAATTCCACATATATTTCTGTTGTGCCGGCCAATTTCCAGGCAGGAGCATTACTCCCCGGTGAACAAAAATCTGTTTCAACCAAAATTAGTGTTGCAGTTAATGCACCGACTGCCGTGTTTGCAGATGTTAACCTGTTGCTTACTTCGGATAGTTATTCTGCACTGAAAACATTTAATCTCCCGGTAGGTGTAGCTAACAATATCGAAAACTTTGAAACCGGAAACTTTTCCCAGTTCCCGTGGTCGTTCTCCGGTAATGCCAACTGGACCATCACAAACGTCCAACCTTACGAGGGAATTTACAGTGCAAAATCAGGCTTGATTACTCATAATCAAACTTCAGCAATGCAGGTTACCGTCAATGTTTCGATGGCCGGCGAGGTTTCGTTCTGGTATAAGGTTTCTTCGGAATCCAACTACGATTATCTCAGGTTCTATATTGACAACATCGAAAAAAACAGTTGGTCGGGTAATGTGGACTGGCAAAAAGCTACTTATCCACTTACAGTCGGACAGCATGTCCTGAAATGGGCCTATACAAAAGATGTTTCCGTTAACACGGGAAGCGATTGTGCCTGGGTGGACTTGATTTCATTCCCCTCTTATGTTTCACCGGGTAATCTTGCTGTTAACATCATGGCCAGTCAAACCAGCCTTGATCCCGGAGAGTTTGTCCAGTTCTATGACATCTCCACCGGTTTCCCAACCAGCTTCCTCTGGACATTCGAAGGAGGAACACCGGCTACTTCCACTTCAAAAAATCCTTTGGTGACCTATAACCAGTCAGGTATTTTTAATGTCACACTGCAGGTTTCGAATCAAAACGGACAAGCTACCGGCACTTTCGAAAATTTCATTTCAGTAGCCGAGCCAATGACTTCCCAAACCATCTTTATACCTGCCGGATGGAGTGGTTTGTCTTCCTGCCTGATACCAGGTAATCCCGAACTTTTTGAATTGTTTCAGCCGGTAATCAACGACCTGATTATCCTGCAAAGCATGAACGGCGTATTTTATCCACAATATAATATCAACACGATCGGACAATGGGATTACCAGGAAGGGTACAAGATAAAAACCGAAAACCCGGTTATGTTTGATATCACAGGCTGGCAAAACGTACAGCAGACACTACAACTTGAAGCCGGCTGGAACCTGATCCCGGTAATGAGTGCCTGTGGTCAAATACCGGAGTTACTTTTTAATGGGATAAGTGGAAATACTTTCATCGTCAAAGAAATAGCCGGAACGGGCATTTACTGGCCGGCAATGGGTATCAACACCATCGGCCTGCTTAATCCCGGAAGAGCTTATTACGTAAGGGTAGAGAATCCTGTGACGATTACTTTCCCTTTTTGCAATTGA